cttggagaggagctcaatcccttTAGGCCACATGTATTGAACATATGTGATGAATTTAACTCGTTTCCAGGGAGCCCAAcatgcccagggtgctgccagccgttggacTATGctacacacatccctaggcgtgcaCCAAGATGTGTACAGTACAGCTCAGCCGCTAGATGCCCTCTGGTAGCACCCTGGgcactgggctccctggagatgaTCCTGATCCCATTGGGGCTTTTAGGTAATTTAAAGTAATCTCTAATCACCAAAAACACCTCTTATTTTATACCAAACTACTTAATAATGCCTTTTAAGTTTTAGGGccgatgttctctgtgccgcagcatagcctgtgcccagacacatgggtctgccattcAGGAGgacagggtgatcatttcgcccatccccatgtgtctgggcgcaccCTGCgcctggcacagagaacatttggcctaagTTTTAATAGGATCGAAAGGAGATCTCGCGCGGTTCTATTACGGTAAAGATTCCTGTACCATGGGTCTCATTGAAACTAAGAGATCTCAACCGTTCGTATCGTCAAACACACGATTTGTGAACTCTGACATCCTAACGAAGGAAGCTGATCCAACGGTGTATATTCTAAGGAGCACGTACTATTGCTAACAACGTCTTCAgaaacaaaaaccctagaaaccctAATCCTCAATTTTAACTCCAACCTCCACTGCTATcgctcttcctcttctttagcTGCTACGACGAACCTGTACAGTCGGACCGGTTagtagagagagggagagagagagatctcggTGTGCTTGTGGTTAAGAGAATGCGAAGCTAACTAGggtttgttcttttttttttttggattttcgaATTGCAGAGCAGATAGAGAGTGATAGATTGAGGAACGAAGATGACTCGGGGGAGCGCAGCTGGGccgaagggaaagaagaagggagcaACCTTCACGATTGATTGTGCTAAGCCAGTCGAGGATAAGATCATGGACATTGCATCGCTTGAGAAGTTCCTCCAGGAGAGGATTAAGGTTGGCGGCAAGGCCGGTGCTCTCGGAGACACCGTTAATATCTCCCGTGAAAAGACCAAGATCACCGTGACCTCCGACAGCAACTTCTCTAAACGGTATTTCTGATTTCATTATCTTAAATCATTTTGATGTTGCTCCTTTTTCTCAATTTGGAAATGAAACTGTGAATTACTAGTCCAAACCATTGCTGCGAACGACATCTTTGCTTAAGATTGTTCTAGGATTAGTTGGTGGGACTTGAAACTAGTCCCTTAGTTGTTTAAACTTGACTAATTCCTTATTGGTAACCCAGTTACTGCTTGTATCATACATTCATGGGAATTAGTGGGACAGGACAAGAGTGGAGCAGAACGGCTCAACAGGAATCATTTGGCCGATCCTGAATATAGTTGAGTTGGGTAGGCTTAATTTGTATCTAGTTGAGTTATATTGGGAACTGAGTTTAGTATACACTTTACTCATTGTAAATCAGTTTCAACAGATCACCATAAACTAAAGCTGAAATTTGATGACTTTCAATACCAAGGCCAAAAACTCTTCTTTACAACCATATCCTAGCTTGAAACTTTGTGTCTGGTTTTTCTCAAGTTCAACTCTATTAGACAATTACTTCATTTCTCTTAAACACTAATTCATCATTTCCGTTATTTATCAAGTCCTTAAATCATCCATTCAATCAATCAGTGTAGACCAGTGAAATTCTTATCCGATAAGACATTCAGCATAAGCTACACACAGAGAAAAAGATGATCTTATAGCATCAGTGCATCTCGCTGATGGTTTAGCTTCCTGTGTTTCATACAAGATTGACTGACAAATGGTTCATAAATGATTGCTCTTCATTAGAAGTTTTGAAGAGCAGTTTTGGTGATAAAAATTATGGATATGTGGGAGTAATTGAATCTATCATGAGATAATTATAGTGTCCAATTCAGTCAGTATCTTGGTTATGCCTTCTTAGAGATGGATGACTGTGTAGTACTTGACTGATGGACTAGGTTAGAACATGTCAATAATGGCTAGATGGCAGCGATGTTTGTGAAGAACAATTTTTGTAAAATGTTAAGACATAAGGAAGAAGGTAAGACTGCTGATCATGAGATACCTCAGAGCACCTGTTTTCCATCTGTATCTAGGTCCAACTGTTCCCCAagtgttggaatttttttttttagtttgttgACTATATGATTAAGTAGGGTGTATAAATTGGGGAGGTCTGGTTGCATCTTGTGCGATTTGCAGCCAAGCCATTCATTATGACCTTGAATGTTGGGCAACCAATAAATAGCATGCATGCAAAACAATTGTTTCTGAGATGTGGATGCTAAGATGGATCAATGACACGACCTTTCTCCCCACTCctcccaaagaaaaagaagaatttgGGTTGGAATGCATTTGTATGAACATATAAGTAGCACTTCCTGTTCTATTGTTTTAACCTTGTT
The nucleotide sequence above comes from Telopea speciosissima isolate NSW1024214 ecotype Mountain lineage chromosome 3, Tspe_v1, whole genome shotgun sequence. Encoded proteins:
- the LOC122656974 gene encoding 60S ribosomal protein L22-3, which encodes MTRGSAAGPKGKKKGATFTIDCAKPVEDKIMDIASLEKFLQERIKVGGKAGALGDTVNISREKTKITVTSDSNFSKRYLKYLTKKYLKKHNVRDWLRVIASNKDRNVYELRYFNIADNEGEEEE